In Cryptococcus neoformans var. neoformans B-3501A chromosome 3, whole genome shotgun sequence, the DNA window CCGAGGAATagttgttgaaagaagagacacGCTTTAAAAACAAGTCAAGGATCAAGAAGGCCGAATGATTCAAGCGAAAGCGTCGTTGCGACTGAGGGACCGATGACTGGCGACTTGTGgtcaacctccaccaccgcaTCCATCTACTAATAGTAGATGTAATAATGTCATTTCCTCTGACCTATattatcttttttttgctACGTACGAAAAATGCATACCAACAGTGTGGTCCTGATCCCTGGGTCACTTGACTCAAAAGTCACACGGGCCAGACAGTGAAACGCAGATGAATGGTGGCGGATGCATGCTAGATTCTATGGTCTGTACTGGTACATATGTGTAGCTTGTAACCTCATTTTGCTTCATTCGAATTTTCACACAATTATACAGTCATCCCTTACCGGCGTCTCGAtacatcttcctctttttgcAGCGCTTCTGcctccttcaacctcttcGCGAACTCAGACAccttcattctctcctccttcctcagaGGATAGGCATTAGACTTAGCGTCAACAGCAGAAGATAGTGATTCCGGTAAGGCAGAAGGTTCATCAGAGCGCACGAAGGGCTCAGGAGCAGCCGGGGAAGGAGACGTTTGCGGGTAGACAACAACTGAAATATTACGAGTCAGTCATGAGGCATGTGCTCATTTACAACATACTGCGGTCATCCTTGCGCTTTACAACGCCAGCCTTTTCTCTGGCAGCAAGTTCTTGACTTCCATAGATCAATAGGGCCACAACGGTCACACCTTGAGCACTATAGACAAGTCAATAaactcgtcttcctcttcatggTAAAGAGTGAAATGACCTACTAGATTCGGAATCTTAAAAACTGATTGAATCGCGTCCTATTACCTTTTCTCAGATGGTAGCTGGCCCCGAGGAGTGCAGCTACGGTCGCACCAGCACCTAGACGAAGACATTAGCTGGACGTTGGGCCGGAGTAGCGAGGGCTAGGCGTACCGAGGGGCACAAAAGGTTGTTCTTTGCATTTGTCGAAGATCTTTTGGGGCCAGCTTCTCTTGGAGGGGTCTGATGATACGGGGATGGACATTGCTGGCCGAAGCGGAGAGGTCTCGGGTGAGGAGAGTCATGTAGTCGATCTCCACCGTGATTCTTGAATGGATGTATCGTACTCCTCGTTCGCCCGCGATCACAATCAAATCACACGtcatttcctccacctttttttttagtCTTCTTGTTGCTTCTTAActcattattattattaattattactactactactactaaTAATTCAACAACCTCTCGGAACAACCTCAAAGACCTAACATTATACAGTCATGCCACCTCACATGACACAGGCCACAGAGCTAATTGACTGGATTGTCTCGAACGGAGGTTATTTCCATCCCTCTGCAAAGCTCCAAGTGAGACATTTCCTTCTGCCTATCCCCAGACAGACCCAGTCCCAGAATTAATAGATTTAGGTAGATGAGTCAACAGGACTGTCTGTATTCGCAGACAATACCATAAAGCCTGAGGAGAAATTAGTATCCTGtcctttttcccttgctGTGACTTCTGAGCTTGCCACACAAGCCGTGTGCGAGATTGCAGGAGTTGAAAAAGGGCAGCTGATTTGGCCCAAAGGCCATGCTAAAGAAGGGAAGCCATGGAACGAAAGGATGAGAATCGGTGCATATCTGGGGTTTCATTGGATTTATCAGGAGAGACCCGAGACGTAAGTCAGTAGACTTGCATATTGTCCTAATCGTTGTTCGGCGTAGAGAATGGCCGCGATCATTGGTGCATAAGACATACTTGGCATCGTTGCCCCCAGCGTCAAATCTATCTACACCGTTGTACTTCACCGAATCAGAACTGCAGTTGTTGTCCGGCAGTAATCTTCTCGGCGCAGTAGAGGATCGCAGGAAAGAGTGGTCTGCTGAGTCAGCAGCGTTGAGGTCCGttttgaaagaggatggttTGACATGGTGAGTACTTTCAATCTTCGAACGCCATATCCAAACACCGTTGAACTTATTCTTGCCGCCCAGGGAGAGATATCTGGCCACTGCTACTTATATGTCCTCACGAGCATTCCCCTCTAAATTACTCGATCTCCCTCCAGACGGTGAGGTGACTCCTCAGCCCACCAGAATTGACGGGGTTTCGAAACCTGTTCTTCTCCCCGGTGTGGATATCTTCAATCGTGAGACTTCATCTGGGATTTCAGGCTATTGCTAATACAGAACAGACGCTCGTGGCCAACCCATTCTTTGGCTCTCATCATTGGTGTCTATTCCCAACGGCTCGCGAGGGGTCCCTTCAATTTCCCTTGTTTCTTCATCAGTCTGTGAAGCTGGTTCACAGTTGTTCAACAATTATGGTGCAAAGCCAAACGAAGAACTTTTACTTGGGTATGGTTTCGTACTTGACTCTAATCCGGACGATATTGTCAACCTTCGATTAGGAATTGCTTCCTTACCAGAACCCATTAATGAAAGGCTACAGTCCAAAGGTCTCGATGCCAGAGAGCGATTTGAGCTGAGAAGAAATGGGGAGGTCGATAAGCGTTTGTTGGAAATCATGAGGGTGTTATTAGGTGGTGGGAACGTAGAAgatgaagtggatgatgatgatgaacatGCCTTGcatgaaaaggaggagagagaaatgcagcttgagcttgatgtGCTAGGCATGCTGGGCGGGATGCTGGAGGATAAATTGGAGAAACTTAGAACCGGGAGCCAAATTAAAGTGGTGGACGCAAGAGAGGAGGTGCGGAGGATGTGCGCCGTGTATCGGCAAGGTAAAACACGAGCATTCCGGTTATGACCATAACTAACTCTGAGAGTATAGGTCAAATGGACATACTCAATGCTGCCATGGATAAGCTTTCTGATCGTATTGAACGGATAGAGAGTTTGATGGATGAGGGTATGGGGGGATGCCCTTGTTGTTCATAGGCTATCCGATTCGTGTATTGTCAGACACTATCATCGGAGTATTAAATGCATATAGAAAGCGGATAAAAACTACAGACTGTGATCGCAGATCTTCCAGGACCTTGAGGCTAAAGTAATTAATCAAATGGCCACTTCTTCCGCACCGTTCACAATGCCGTTGATCTTCTTCGAAGGAGCAAGTACTTTCTCGCTTTGCGTTTCTCCCCTCATAGCTGCTCCAGCCCATCCTTGCTGTTCCAATGAGCGTTCGAGAGCTACTATCTCGGTCCCAACCGCTCGGACATGTTGCTTGGTTGATTCAGGGCACAGGGGCAACGGTTTTCTAGCAAGAGCCGCTGTAGGGGCGTAATCATTGGCCCAGGCAGTCATGTACTAATTGAAATGTTAACTATCGTCAAAGTCGACTATTCGAAATGCTCACCTTGGTCCCGAGGATGGCACCCTTGCCCATGCCCCATTCGGCAGTAGAAATCACCCTGGCATACTGCAAAGCTTCCTCGTATCGGCCAGCTCGTGCGAGCTCAAAAGCTTTGACGCAGACGCGAGGAGCGACATTGGCCATGCCGGTAATGGCGCCTTGGCCACCAACAGCAACGGTGCCCAGAAGATAGTCTGAGGCACCACCCAAAATTGTGAAAGGAGCTGAGAGAGGGCAAAATCAGCTACACTTTCCGAAGTTCCGTAAACTATACTCACAACCAAAGGCATTGCCCATAGACTGAGCAGTCTCCCGCCCAATCCTTCCGACGTCATGATCAGTGTGCTTTACGCCAGCAATGTTAGGGTGTCGAGCAAGTCGACAAATCAAGTCGGTGTCCATGTTGATCCCGCTGCAAACTCCGGGATAGGaataaatgatgatgggaaTTGGAGAAGCGCTGGCAAGCTAAAGAGATTCGGGGCTAAGTCAGCTCACCCTCGAATATATACGAAGTGATCTAGATGTAGCTACTTACTTCTTCAAAGAAAGACTGGATGGCGTCAGCTGACATGGCAGCTGGGTAGTAAGAGGGAGGGAGCACGAGTGCGAAATCGGCGCCAGCTTCGGCAGCATCCTGGCAAAGTTTAAGAGCTTGGCGAGAAGACTGAGCACCAACTGTACCCGCAATCACAGGTCCGTGGTTCCCACATCTTTTGAAAGCCTCTTTCGCAGTTCTGATAAGCTGTCTGGAAGGTCAGTGGGATCATGGTGGGACCACTGTCTTAATACGCACagtctttctctcttcgtcgtccaGAGTTACAGCCTCCGCAGTCGATCCTTGGACGACGACACCAGCTAATCCAGATTTTGCGAGGAACTCCATGTGCTTCACATGAGTCTCGACATCCAAATTCTGCTCGGCAGTAGGTTCGAAAAAGGTGATAGTAGGACAATAAACGCCAGGAGGCAAGGTCTTAGGGCTAATAGTAGCGGCAGGCATGTCGGGATGATATAAGCAGTCGTGATATGAAGCAGAGTTATGTTATCAAATATTGtacaaaaagaagagaacaatGATACAATAGAGAGTGGACTAAAATATCAACAGCAAAGGGGCAGGGCTATATATAAAAAATACGAGTGGCAGCTACTACCACACAATTATTGCTGCTCGGCATATATCCTATCATGCCCCTGTATTCAGCAATCTCATGTCTTGATTTGTATTCGGTAGATTTGTATACTACTCTATCTACTGCAGTTAGTCCTACATTTCCAACGAGCAATCCCGCTATTGCTCTTACGAGAACCGGAACTCGACACATGGTGCCGTCTGGTTAGCCGACCGACCGAACGTCCCTTGAAGGCTAACGCCAGCAGACAGCAGAAGGAACGGGCCGTGAACCGAAGGACGCTAAAAAGTACCAAGTATAAACTTTGCATCGTGACTAATTAACCTCCCAGTAATTACTACTGATTGTTAACCATTTTGACCGACAAGCTACCACATAAATGTAGCAAATGATGCTATATAGAAAATCTGTTTATAAAACAACACCCAAACCCGCACGAACCATAGTAATAATAAGTGAACGACTGACTGGCGCGAAGGGCCGAAGACCCACCGGGCGACCGACGCCACCGAAGGTCGGAAGATACATGGAAGAAACCGAAACCGAATTATTTCGGTAGTGAACCGAAAATTTCGTCACATAACAACTGGAGACTGGAAACCTTCACAGGTCATTTTTGCTAGTATATATATGATATTATGTCATGTGGTGTGGCCCCGAAAGGAGAGGGTAGACTTAATAATGACGGTGAATGTCCTTATGCACTGATAAGATAATTATTTTATCCCTCGCATTTGATGATATGGCATATAATAATGACGAACtttcatccccatcccccgCTTAATTAACAAACCATCTAGATAGGGCATTTATGTTGATCGCAGGTAATGAAATTCTGGAGGCTGttttcacctcttcctttcttcctcctcctcttccaaagctTCTTCGACAATCTCCACTGCTCtcccaacctcctcaaacGTGTTATACAGCACGACAGGACTAAGTCTGATGACACTTGGCTTCCTTTCATCACCCACTAGCCCCTTTCTCAACATTCTGTCGAAGACTTTTGGCATTACATGTTCCTCTTCGGGCAGTATCACTAAGGACAGCTGAGTTCCGCGATAAGGAGCAGCTGGTGTGATAATTTTAAAACCGATTTTCCCTTTGGGATCCGCAGGATGAACATAATATCGTGAAGCTTTGAGAAGGGCCTCAAGTGTACCAGTGAGCCGACGGGCTTTTTCAACCATATTAGAGAACCCCACAGCTTCAATGAGCTGAAGAGTTGCTAGGAGAGGGATAGATGAGAATACAGGCGTGCAAGAATGCTGATATCCTTTAGCACCTGGTGTGGGTTGGAAGTTAGGGGACATGTGGAAGCGCGTGCGAGCATCATTGCCCCACCAGCCAGCAAGACTAAAGGGTATCAAAAAGGAGAACGGATTTGAGATAAATCTGGACCTACCGACGgccaccatcttccaatCCTGAGCGAATGTAAAATCCTCCAATAGCAGCAGGACCTGCGTTTAAGTACCTAACGCACAATGTGAGATATAACCCAGAGGCAGTTATCTGAACATACTTGTATGTGCACCAGACGGCAAAGTCGACATTCCACTCGTTCAGTTTGCATTCCACATTGCCAATGCCATGTGCCATATCAAGCCCTAAGAGAGCACCAATTTCATGGACTTTCGGtgaaatggaagaaatgTCAAATAACTGGCCCGTATAGTATTGGACTAGAGGCAACCAGACTATGGCAATCTGGCCATCAATAATCAGTGAGTATACTCAATTTTTATGTAGAGTGATGCTCACTGAGTCCTTGTTATCATCTAACACTTTAAGAATGTCTTCAGTCCGGAGAgtgtcttctccttcacgCGGCACCAATGCTATAATGGCATTGTCAATCTGCTCAGGGCGGAGGACTTTATCATGCAATCTCGGATGGGAATGAACTGCGTACTACGAAGCTATCAGTCTCAGGTTCGTAGAATCATGCTTCAGTACTCACCCAGTCGCTGGGGAAACTGCCCTTCTCAATCACtatcttccatcttttttCCGTGGGTTGATAGAAGCTGGTAAAAAGGTTGTGCATGTTGCTCGTGAGAGTTGATGTGTGCGcaacttcctcttctcgagcTCCGACGAGTTTCGCAAGATGAGGAGTAAGGGGTTCATCTACATGTTTCCATGGCCGTTGATAGGGATGATTGAAATGACCAGTCACAGAGCTGATCCGTCATACATCAGCTTAACATCAGCTTGACGGCACGAAAGTGTGGAAACTCACCTCGTGGACCAGACATCGAGTTCTTCCATTATATGCTGTCTGGCTTTCTTATTGAGCAGACCTAGAGAATTGCCGCAGAAGTAAATTGCCTTTCCATCTGGTCTATTTTGAGCATTATGCGCGCACAAATTGGAGCCTAACTTCTTCGCCTACCTGCTTCACCTCCACAAGCTTTGCTGTTTGGGATCTCATATTCTCCTCTAGTCCAGTTGAGAGCATCTTCCTGGTCCCACTTGACCAGATCCTTTTTGGTGGGTAGGTCATTGGACATGGTCAAAGTTTTATGGTTTTCTTTGAACGCTGAATATGTATGATTCCGGTCGTTTATGATATCAGTCTCCGTGCTTGCTAATTCGTCCTCTTTCTTGTTCGACCCATGCAAGACGCAACGAACACCAATATGAAACGTTAAATCCGCTTTTAGAACAATTACGTAAAGTACACTTTGA includes these proteins:
- a CDS encoding hypothetical protein (HMMPfam hit to HIG_1_N, Hypoxia induced protein conserved region, score: 48.8, E(): 1.5e-11), producing MSIPVSSDPSKRSWPQKIFDKCKEQPFVPLGAGATVAALLGASYHLRKGNRTRFNQFLRFRIYAQGVTVVALLIYGSQELAAREKAGVVKRKDDRIVVYPQTSPSPAAPEPFVRSDEPSALPESLSSAVDAKSNAYPLRKEERMKVSEFAKRLKEAEALQKEEDVSRRR
- a CDS encoding hypothetical protein (Match to ESTs gb|CF185728.1|CF185728, gb|CF185727.1|CF185727; HMMPfam hit to DHDPS, Dihydrodipicolinate synthetase family, score: 67.9, E(): 2.6e-17); translation: MPAATISPKTLPPGVYCPTITFFEPTAEQNLDVETHVKHMEFLAKSGLAGVVVQGSTAEAVTLDDEERKTLIRTAKEAFKRCGNHGPVIAGTVGAQSSRQALKLCQDAAEAGADFALVLPPSYYPAAMSADAIQSFFEELASASPIPIIIYSYPGVCSGINMDTDLICRLARHPNIAGVKHTDHDVGRIGRETAQSMGNAFGSPFTILGGASDYLLGTVAVGGQGAITGMANVAPRVCVKAFELARAGRYEEALQYARVISTAEWGMGKGAILGTKYMTAWANDYAPTAALARKPLPLCPESTKQHVRAVGTEIVALERSLEQQGWAGAAMRGETQSEKVLAPSKKINGIVNGAEEVAI